In Anaerolineae bacterium, a single genomic region encodes these proteins:
- a CDS encoding glucose 1-dehydrogenase, translated as MNLPTFRLDDKVAVVTGAGSGMGRAFAVGLAHAGADVVVADLPDRQANAEETAASIHAAGRKALALPLDVTGVESIQAMVDRVVDTWGHIDIMVNNAGINIRKWATDVAEQDWDRIVDTDLKGVFFCAQAAAKHMIKRGRGGKIINQASQVGLVGYYERSVYCSAKGGVINMTRALAIEWAKHNITVNAIAPTFVNTPFVQKLLEDKGIRDEVISRIPLGRIAEPEDIVGAVVYLASPAANMVTGHTLVVDGGWTAI; from the coding sequence ATGAATCTGCCAACTTTTCGTCTTGACGACAAAGTAGCCGTTGTTACCGGCGCCGGCAGCGGCATGGGCCGGGCGTTTGCCGTGGGCCTGGCCCATGCCGGGGCCGATGTTGTAGTGGCCGACCTGCCCGACCGGCAAGCCAACGCCGAAGAAACGGCGGCCTCTATCCACGCAGCGGGCAGAAAGGCCCTGGCCTTGCCCCTGGATGTGACAGGCGTCGAATCCATCCAAGCTATGGTTGACCGGGTGGTGGATACCTGGGGCCACATTGATATTATGGTCAACAACGCCGGCATCAATATCCGCAAATGGGCCACAGACGTTGCCGAACAAGATTGGGACCGGATTGTTGACACCGATCTCAAAGGAGTTTTTTTCTGCGCCCAGGCGGCGGCCAAACACATGATCAAACGGGGCCGGGGCGGCAAAATCATCAATCAGGCCTCGCAAGTGGGGCTGGTTGGTTATTATGAACGGAGCGTCTACTGCTCGGCCAAAGGCGGCGTGATCAATATGACCCGGGCGCTGGCCATTGAATGGGCCAAACACAATATCACTGTTAACGCCATTGCGCCCACGTTTGTTAATACGCCCTTTGTGCAAAAGTTACTTGAAGATAAAGGCATCCGCGACGAAGTTATCAGCCGCATTCCCCTGGGCCGCATTGCCGAACCCGAAGACATTGTGGGCGCGGTGGTCTACCTGGCCAGCCCGGCGGCCAATATGGTCACCGGCCACACGCTGGTTGTTGATGGCGGTTGGACCGCAATTTAA
- a CDS encoding FCD domain-containing protein, with translation QAGKTNDIATLVDYDMEFHRRICLWSGSATLLRVWLPLYAQLQRFVVKTHPTAFPDLVEVANNHLPIIETLRHHRPELAAEAIEKHIMLIWSKLEPSQNSLKQGA, from the coding sequence CAAGCCGGGAAAACAAATGATATTGCCACCCTGGTAGATTACGATATGGAGTTTCACCGGCGAATCTGCCTGTGGTCCGGCAGCGCCACCCTCCTGCGGGTCTGGCTGCCGCTTTATGCTCAACTCCAACGCTTTGTGGTAAAAACGCATCCCACCGCCTTTCCGGACCTGGTTGAAGTAGCCAATAATCATCTCCCCATTATAGAAACACTGCGCCATCACCGGCCGGAATTGGCCGCCGAGGCCATAGAAAAACACATTATGCTGATTTGGTCCAAACTGGAACCCAGCCAAAATTCTCTTAAACAAGGAGCCTAA